A region of Athene noctua chromosome 10, bAthNoc1.hap1.1, whole genome shotgun sequence DNA encodes the following proteins:
- the XPC gene encoding DNA repair protein complementing XP-C cells: MALPLPLRRGRDGGRRQRPRHGRGLRRALWRGSQPAQCRGSAMARKRKASPRPAAASKRRSGGLGAPRGEPEEEEKEGNFEEKKPSIKKNDSKAPSRKKEEDYDTGVSNSANKPSKQKGAKSLIKENKKNTRNKGSHNKEETCSDSLKPPQKEMKLKRESPVKKEMDEDNTDNDDDESEDEWEDVDELQEPATDKLEEAAVLPAVVLPSNPVEIEIETPEQLKKRERREKRKAEFEMYLRRMMKRFSKEVREDTHKVHLLCLLANGFYRNRICSQPDLHAIGLSIIPTHFTKVSAGQVDLLYLSNLVKWFVGTFTVNDELSTEKGEPLQATLERRFAIYAARDDEELVHIFLIILRALQLLCRLVLSFQPVPLKETKAKGKSSSKRQSLSSTSEAQESSATTPKAAAKKCPCKKAKQEEKSSGSEEGNKEPKKPKTAQTKRTPKAKLTTGNQEQKECSNEESSLAEKDVPVRPKNDRRRRVASKVCYKEESGSDEDSVSDFEVSEEESDVSDEDFETVSKRQRRSLGSQKPKVTAIKSPKTETSESRLSRNSCGAEPKPAKSTAPALPHAQKKRNKIISSDEEDGQQEVREVLGTDQWLEVFLEHEDKWVCVDCVHGNVGQPQLCFTYATKPLSYVVGFDNDGSVRDVTQRYDPVWMTATRKSRVDPEWWEDTLQPYKSPYVERDKKEENEFQVKLQDQPLPTTIGEYKNHPLYALRRHLLKYQAIYPESAAILGYCRGEAVYSRDCVHTLHSKDTWLKQARVVRIGEVPYKMVKGFSNQARKARLAEPANQDKEDLALFGRWQTEEYQPPIAVDGKVPRNEYGNVYLFLPSMLPVGCVQLRLPNLNRVARKLDIDCAQAITGFDFHGGYSHPVTDGYVVCEEYKEVLVAAWENEQAEIEKKEKEKREKRALGNWKLLAKGLLIRERLKQRYSIKAEPSAHETEKGAGFSSDEEGGPSSETAVENAAILWPQNRQLEKKKEEKTTRKSKREKRGEAAQLFPFEKL, translated from the exons atggcccttccccttcccctccgaCGGGGGCGGgacggggggcggcggcagcggccgcggCACGGCCGGGGCTTGCGGCGAGCGTTGTGGCGGGGGTCGCAGCCTGCCCAGTGCCGGGGGAGCGCCATGGCCAGGAAGCGCAAAGCATCGCCCCGGCCGGCGGCTGCCAGCAAGAGGCGTtccggggggctgggggcgccGCGGGGCgagccggaggaggaggagaaggagg gtaattttgaagagaaaaagccCAGTATAAAGAAGAATGATTCAAAAGCTCCATctaggaagaaggaagaagattATGATACTGGAGTTTCCAACTCAGCAAATAAGCCTTCAAAACAGAAAGGGGCAAAAtcactaataaaagaaaataaaaaaaatactagaaataaaGGGAGTCATAACAAAGAGGAAACGTGCAG TGACTCGCTGAAGCCCCCTCAGAAGGAGATGAAGTTGAAGAGAGAATCTCCTGTTAAAAAAGAGATGGATGAAGACAATACTGACAATGATGATGATGAAAGTGAAGATGAATGGGAGGATGTGGATG aactcCAGGAACCTGCCACAGATAAGTTAGAAGAAGCAGCTGTTCTTCCAGCAGTGGTGCTGCCAAGCAATCCTGTTGAGATAGAGATTGAAACGCCagagcagctgaagaaaagagagaggag agaaaaaaggaaagctgagTTTGAGATGTATCTACGGAGAATGATGAAACGTTTCAGCAAGGAGGTTCGTGAGGACACACATAAG GTTCACCTCTTGTGTTTATTAGCAAATGGTTTCTATCGGAACAGGATCTGCAGCCAGCCAGATCTTCATGCCATTGGTCTATCCATCATCCCCACCCACTTCACAAAAGTGTCTGCAGGCCAAGTGGACCTCCTCTACCTTTCCAACTTGGTGAAATG GTTTGTCGGAACCTTCACTGTCAATGATGAGCTTTCCACCGAAAAAGGAGAGCCCCTGCAGGCGACCTTGGAGAGGCGCTTTGCCATCTACGCTGCACGAGACGACGAAGAGTTGGTTCAT atctttttaattattctgcGAGCGTTACAGCTGCTGTGTCGCCTTGTGCTGTCTTTTCAGCCCGTTCCTCTCAAGGAGACAAAAGCAAAG GGAAAAAGCTCATCCAAGAGGCAGTCCCTCAGCAGTACCTCTGAGGCGCAGGAGAGCTCTGCCACGACACCCAAAGCTGCAGCAAAAAAATGCCCCTGCAAAAAAGCCAAACAGGAAGAGAAATCCTCAGGGAGTGAAGAAGGCAACAAGGAGCCAAAGAAACCCAAAACTGCTCAGACCAAAAGGACACCCAAGGCAAAGCTGACTACAGGCAACCAGGAACAGAAGGAGTGTAGTAACGAGGAGAGCAGCTTAGCAGAAAAAGATGTGCCAGTCAGGCCCAAGAATGATCGCCGGAGACGAGTGGCCTCCAAGGTGTGCTACAAAGAAGAGAGTGGAAGTGATGAGGACAGTGTTTCGGACTTTGAGGTTTCAGAGGAGGAGAGTGATGTCTCTGATGAGGATTTTGAAACTGTCTCTAAAAGGCAGAGGAGGTCACTGGGCTCCCAGAAGCCAAAAGTAACAGCTATAAAAAGCCCAAAAACTGAGACTTCAGAATCGAGGCTGTCCAGAAATTCATGTGGAGCTGAGCCTAAACCAGCAAAAAGTACAGCTCCAGCCTTGCCTCATgcacagaaaaagagaaacaaaataatttctagtgATGAGGAGGATGGACAGCAGGAGGTGAGGGAAGTGTTGGGCACAGACCAGTGGCTGGAGGTTTTCCTTGAACATGAGGACAAGTGGGTGTGTGTGGACTGTGTTCATGGCAACGTTGGCCAGCCCCAGCTGTGCTTCACGTACGCCACAAAGCCGCTTTCCTATGTTGTGGGGTTTGACAACGATGGGAGCGTCAGGGATGTGACACAAAGGTACGACCCAGTGTGGATGACCGCGACAAGGAAGAGCCGTGTGGACCCGGAGTGGTGGGAAGACACGCTGCAGCCATATAAAAGTCCTTACGTGGAAAGAGAcaagaaggaggaaaatgag TTTCAAGTTAAGCTTCAAGATCAACCCCTACCAACAACAATTGGAGAGTACAAAAACCACCCTCTTTATGCACTGAGGAGACACCTGTTGAAATACCAGGCGATTTATCCGGAGTCAGCTGCTATCCTGGGGTACTGCAGGGGAGAGGCTGTCTACTCCAG AGACTGCGTACACACGCTGCACTCCAAGGACACTTGGCTGAAGCAGGCTCGAGTGGTGAGAATTGGAGAAGTGCCTTACAAG ATGGTGAAGGGATTTTCCAACCAGGCAAGGAAGGCACGCCTGGCAGAGCCTGCAAACCAGGACAAAGAGGACCTGGCACTGTTTGGTCGCTGGCAGACGGAGGAGTATCAGCCACCTATAGCAGTGGATGGAAAG GTTCCTCGGAATGAGTATGGAAATGTCTATCTCTTCCTGCCATCCATGTTACCCGTCGGCTGCGTGCAGCTGAGACTCCCAAATCTGAACAGAGTGGCGCGGAAGTTGGACATTGACTGTGCTCAAGCCATCACTGGATTTGATTTTCATGGCGGCTACTCGCACCCAGT TACTGATGGCTACGTTGTCTGTGAGGAGTATAAAGAGGTCCTCGTGGCTGCCTGGGAGAATGAACaagcagaaatagaaaagaaggagaaggag AAACGTGAGAAGAGAGCTCTGGGGAATTGGAAGCTGCTGGCAAAAGGACTTCTCATCAGAGAGAGGCTGAAGCAACGCTACTCCATCAAG GCCGAGCCGTCAGCACATGAGACAGAGAAAGGAGCGGGATTCTCTTCGGATGAAGAAGGAGGCCCCAGTTCAGAGACTGCAGTAGAGAACGCGGCCATTTTGTGGCCCCAAAATCGCCagttagagaagaaaaaagaagagaagacgaccagaaagagcaagagagaaaagagaggagaagcagcacagTTGTTCCCTTTTGAGAAACTGTGA
- the LSM3 gene encoding U6 snRNA-associated Sm-like protein LSm3 gives MADEVDQQQTTNTVEEPLDLIRLSLDERIYVKMRNDRELRGRLHAYDQHLNMILGDVEETVTTIEIDEETYEEIYKSTKRNIPMLFVRGDGVVLVAPPLRVG, from the exons ATGGCGGATGAGGTGGACCAG caaCAAACAACAAATACTGTAGAGGAGCCACTTGATCTCATCAGACTCAGTCTAGATGAAAGAATCTATGTGAAAATGAGGAACGACAGAGAGCTCAGAGGCAGACTCCAT GCATATGATCAGCACTTGAATATGATTTTGGGTGATGTGGAAGAAACTGTAACTACAATAGAGATTGATGAAGAAACCTATGAAGAGATTTATAAA TCTACCAAAAGGAATATTCCGATGCTCTTTGTCAGAGGTGACGGCGTTGTGCTTGTAGCTCCCCCGTTGAGGGTTGGTTGA